CAAGAAAACAAGTTAAGGTTCAGACGATCCAGTATTGGATTAATGAACAAATAAGAGCGTCCGAAGTTCGCGTGATTGACGAAAGTGGGCAAAATTTAGGAGTGATGGATACTCCGGCGGCAGTTCAGCTTGCTCGCGAACGCGAGCTTGATTTGGTAGAAGTTTTTCCCAAGGCCGAGCCGCCCATCGCCAAAATTCTTGATTACGGAAAATTTTTGTATCAAAAAGATAAGGAGGCGAGAAAGCAAAAAGCTAAAGCAAAAAAAGTGGAAATTAAAGGAATCCGGCTTTCTCTTCGCATCAGCGCGCACGACCGCGATTTCAGATTGAATCAAGCAAAAGAGTTTTTGGAATCGGGTGATAAAGTAAAAGTAGAAATAATTTTAAAGGGGAGGGAAAGACAGTACGCTAACACCGCGCGGGAAGTCGCCAATCAATTTATCAACGCGCTTAATAATTTAGTGCCTACAAAAATTGAACAGCCTTTAAGTTTTCAGGGAGGCAGACTCTCTGTGACAGTGGGTAAGAAGTAAATTAATTTTAAAATATGAAAGTAAAAACTCATAAGCTTGTCGCTAAAAGATTTAAAGTTACAAAAAAGTCAAAAGTTCTGAAGCGC
The sequence above is drawn from the Patescibacteria group bacterium genome and encodes:
- the infC gene encoding translation initiation factor IF-3, with amino-acid sequence MRISRKQVKVQTIQYWINEQIRASEVRVIDESGQNLGVMDTPAAVQLARERELDLVEVFPKAEPPIAKILDYGKFLYQKDKEARKQKAKAKKVEIKGIRLSLRISAHDRDFRLNQAKEFLESGDKVKVEIILKGRERQYANTAREVANQFINALNNLVPTKIEQPLSFQGGRLSVTVGKK